The Zingiber officinale cultivar Zhangliang chromosome 9A, Zo_v1.1, whole genome shotgun sequence genome window below encodes:
- the LOC122021091 gene encoding AB hydrolase superfamily protein YfhM-like — MDKIEHSFLNVNGLSLHVAHTGNGEKGAVLFLHGFPEIWYSWRHQMLAFAAAGFKCIAPDSRGYGLSDQPPEPESTAWDDLVADLAAILDLLSIPKVFVIGKDFGVMPAYGLALRHPHRVLAVVTLGVPFIAGALQTETLPEGFYVHRWREPDRAEADFGRFDVRRVIRTIYILFSRSEIPIAEPGQEIMDLADSSTPLPPWFTEEDLNAYAALYQKSQFRFPLHIPYRSLHKSAAGENPLIEVPALLIMGEKDYVLKFPGMEEYIRGGMVKQFVPKLEVVYVPEGCHFVQEQFPDRINDLILDFLGKSGQA, encoded by the exons ATGGATAAGATCGAGCACTCTTTCCTCAACGTCAACGGCCTCTCCCTCCACGTAGCTCACACCGGAAACG GGGAGAAGGGCGCCGTGCTTTTCCTCCATGGATTTCCCGAGATCTGGTACTCTTGGAGGCACCAAATGCTCGCCTTCGCCGCCGCCGGCTTCAAGTGCATCGCCCCTGACAGCCGCGGCTACGGTCTCTCCGACCAGCCGCCGGAGCCAGAGAGCACCGCTTGGGACGACCTCGTCGCCGATCTCGCAGCCATCCTCGACCTCCTCTCCATCCCCAAG GTTTTTGTGATCGGGAAGGATTTTGGCGTGATGCCGGCGTATGGTCTCGCTCTCCGGCACCCGCACCGTGTCCTGGCCGTCGTCACTCTGGGAGTTCCCTTCATCGCCGGAGCCTTGCAAACGGAAACGCTTCCCGAGGGCTTCTACGTTCACCGGTGGCGG GAGCCAGATCGGGCGGAGGCAGACTTCGGTCGGTTCGATGTCAGAAGAGTCATCCGCACCATATACATTCTCTTCTCTCGGAGTGAGATTCCGATAGCCGAGCCGGGGCAGGAGATCATGGACCTTGCAGATTCATCCACTCCTTTGCCGCCATGGTTCACCGAGGAAGATCTCAATGCCTATGCCGCTCTCTACCAGAAGTCCCAATTCAGATTTCCACTCCATATCCCATACAG GTCATTACATAAGTCAGCAGCGGGAGAGAATCCATTAATTGAAGTTCCTGCATTGCTGATCATGGGAGAGAAAGACTACGTGTTGAAATTTCCAGGAATGGAGGAATATATCAGGGGTGGTATGGTGAAGCAGTTCGTCCCCAAACTGGAAGTAGTGTATGTCCCTGAAGGTTGCCATTTCGTTCAGGAGCAGTTCCCTGACCGAATCAACGACCTTATCCTCGACTTCCTTGGAAAATCAGGTCAAGCTTAA